The DNA region TAATCCTGAAATAACATCGCGTCCATACACTTTAATTTTTCGTTCATCACCATATTTTGCTAATGAACCAATTTCAATCTTAATCATTTCTGCTGTTTTAATTCCAATTTCTAAACCATATTGAGAACGAACATATTTTATAATTTCATCATTTAAATAATTTCCAGCAACTTTAACTGATTTTGATAATACAATATCCCCTGAAGCAAGAACCGCAATATCTGTTGTTCCTCCTCCCATATCAATCACTAGGTTTCCAGCAGGTTTGTAAATATCAACCCCGCCACCTAACGCAGCCATTTTAACTTCTTCTTCAACAAAAACTTTTGATGCTCCTAAGTTCATAGCAATTTTTTTCAAAGCATTTTTTTCTAATTCGGTAATAACTGATGGACAAGCTAATAACATAATTGAATTAGCTAATTGCTTGGTAACTCTTAAACGATTAAAAATATACTTTAATTGTGCTTCTGTTGCACGAATATCTGTAATAACTCCATCAACCATTGGTCGAACAATTCTAATTGTTTTATTTCCTTTTCCAATCATTTTATATGCTTCATTTCCGACAGCAATAATCCCATTTTCTTTAATTTTATATGCCACAATGGATGGTTCATTATAAACAATTCCACTCCCCGAAATATAAACCAGAGTGTAAGCTGTTCCTAAATCTATTGATACAAAAGTTGGCTTCTTATTATTAAATATGGCCATATCAAATCCTCCTTAGTTAATATTATAATCTTTTTTCTTAGTAAAAACAATAAGTATTATTCGTAAACTAGTTAACGTTGGAATAAAGTAATTATTTTTTTAATAGCAATAAATTTAATGGTTTTATCCCAAAAATAGTAGTAATACTTTGCCTGGATTAGTAGCTTTTTTTGGACATTTTTTAAATAGACTTTTGTTTTTCTAACAGGTAATTAATTTATTTTTTGGATATTCATATAATTCTTTTGTTATTAACTCTAATTATTTGTTGCTAAATCATATTTTTATCATAAAAAAAATAATTAATATTGTTAAATATTAATTATTTAAATTTTGCTGTTTAAAACCCATTTTAGTATTTTACTTATTTAATTTAAATTAAGTTTCATTTTCTTTATTTAATTTTTCTAAAATTTCTTCACAGGTTTTAATTAAATTTTTAAC from Spiroplasma kunkelii CR2-3x includes:
- the mreB gene encoding rod shape-determining protein; this translates as MAIFNNKKPTFVSIDLGTAYTLVYISGSGIVYNEPSIVAYKIKENGIIAVGNEAYKMIGKGNKTIRIVRPMVDGVITDIRATEAQLKYIFNRLRVTKQLANSIMLLACPSVITELEKNALKKIAMNLGASKVFVEEEVKMAALGGGVDIYKPAGNLVIDMGGGTTDIAVLASGDIVLSKSVKVAGNYLNDEIIKYVRSQYGLEIGIKTAEMIKIEIGSLAKYGDERKIKVYGRDVISGLPREIELTPEEIREVLKVPVSRIIDLAVQVLEETPPELAGDIFRNGITICGGGGLIKGIDHYFEDTLQLPAKIGEQPLLAVINGTKKFESDIYDIIRQEHQKTKELDY